acatttgttgttaagccaaggcattctaacacaatattaaacttatttcagttggaagagattatgtaaatataaaattgattaaataagattattaaaaataaggttgggttcaaaattaaatacgtcgttAACACAGACAAAAACAGGACTCTtctttagtaatttccatcctctccagaaggtcaagctttttccctttagggcattcatgaagtatttcagctccgacctctggagaaaagtgatgtgtggaagctaacaggtgattcgcaaacgctgactttgtatcacggacgtctgtatttttaaatttctcaaacaacgctacatgttctttaacgcgtgtagaaatttttcttccagattggccaatatatacagcgtcacaatccccacatttcaaagagtaaacccctgatttcgaaaagacatttgccttgtctatcacgctcactaactgtttttttaaattattcgcggttttgaaagcgattttgatattagaggtcttaaaaaatttagctaaatttaatgaaattgagcCGAAAAAGGACAAAGATCTAAAGGACTTTTTGTCGTCTTTCTCATGAAGAAGGTTGTAAGTCAacctatatttaataataataataataataataatgacttttattttcccATATAATACAAAGATATAAACTTATTGCTAAGGTCTATTACGGCGCAGTCTAGCTtatagctactctactgaaccctaTACCTTAAGCTAAAACTAACTACATAACAATTTACATAGgtactataatttatataaaaaaagcaagttaTATGTAAATTCGTGAGTTTAGTATTTCATATCAATAAGTACTACACCCTAAACATTATTGCAATCAGATTAGCCACTATAAAACATCATAATATActacatcaaatatttaatgtaagacctaatttttcttttaaaagatacttccggcaaatgtttcaaattatttggaatcCTGTTGTAAAGCTTcgctatattataaataaaagatctctCAAAGATAGACGTGGAGTGACGTGGTATGGTTATAGAGCCTTTGTCGCGAAGATCTAAGTTATGTATTTCAGtgcgaaacttaatttttttgtataaatattctgGACATTTCcttgctattattttataaactaaaactaTTGAGTGATAAATACGCCTCTCATCCATTCTAAGCCAGTTCAACTCTCTTAATTTAGCCGATACTCCCTGTTCCCTGCCCCGCAGACCCCCAATTAACCTTACGCAATGATTCTGTATTAGTTGGATACGGTATTTATCTCTTTCTAGCAAACATGGTCCATATACTACAtctgcaaaattaaaataagaaagcactaaagagtcacaGAGCATCCTTTTCATTGCAGTTGTTAATAAGTGtctttgcttaaatataagttttaaattgataaaggcTTTCTTTATACACATATTAATGTGTTGAGTGAACCTTAAACTGCTATCTAAAATTAGGCCCAAATTCTTAGCAAAATCGGTGACAATAAGACTTTCGTCATTtaacgttaatttaatattaggtaATTGTGAATTTTGTGCCCTGTTTCTACCAAAAAGTAAGACTTGAGATTTAGAAGGATTGAGCTCTAAACAATGTTTCTGTGAGATTGATAGAAGCGTACTTAAATCttcatttaattgatttatggtTTGTAGCAATTGGTGTAACTTACAGGATTTATACATTTGTGTATCATCTGCGTAAAAATGAAGAAGTGCAAATGTAATGTATTTGGCCATCTGTGAAGTATACAATGTAAACAGAAGAGGTCCCAAAATGGATCCCTgtggaacaccaaataaaagcTGTTTTGCATTGGACAATTTACTATTCAATTTTACCCTTTGACTTCTACCTTGCAAATAACTAGCAATTAAGGTGCATGAATGTATATTAAAacccagatattttaaaattgccaaaAGAAGAGTGTGATTTATCCTGTCAAACGCTTTTGAATAGTCTAGAAGAATAAAGACAGTTAGTTCGTCATTTTCGATAGCTTGAATAATATCATCTGTGACCTTCAAAAGCGCCGTCGAGCAACTGTATCCTGGTCGAAATCCAGACTGTACTTCCGgtagtaaattatatttttgtacatattccCTTATCTGGATATTAAGAATTCTTTCTAAGACCTTAGAAAGAGTAGGAAGTATACTAACCGGGCGTAAGTCCTTCAATTCTACAGGATTATTTACTTTAGGAAGAGGTGTTACCAAAGAGCATTTCCATTTATCAGGAAAAGATGATCTTTCTATACTATAGTTTACTAAATGTGTTATTACAGGGAGAATTATAGGACAGCAAAGTAGCAACATATCAATACCAATATCATCATCTCCAATggcttttgatttaatttgaaaaagagCATCTTTAACTTCTTGATCTGTAGCTAAtctgaaatgaaaaacattggcctttgataatgtattattaaggtaaaaatttaacaaatccGCATCAGGATTAACTTGtggtatattaacaaaatagttgTTAATATCCTCTGCAGACCAACGCTCCGGAATCGCACTATTTTTTGATGACCCATAAATATCTAAGTCACGCAtcaatttccaattttctcTAGATCCGTTAATTCtgatttgattttcaaaatacccCCTCTGTTCCCTCTTAAAAGTTGCACTTACATAATTTCTTAACTCTTTATAAGATTCCCAGTCATCACGCAACTTACTCCTCTTATACTTAGTTAGAGCTTTATTTCTAAgtgacattaaatattttaaattaggtgttatccaaggaatttttttcttagtaatGCGTACAGTTCTTTTTGGAGCgtaaatatcaaaaagttctATTAAACAGTTGGTAAATGCATCGATCTTAGCGtttaaatttgtcaaataaaaaattacatcaaatggAATGGTCTCTAGTTGCCTAGTGAAATCCtccttgttaaaatttttaaaatctctataaGTATGAAAAAAAGCCTCCGGCTTTGCTACTTTTAAGATTAAGTCACATGTTAGAAAATAGTGATCTGAAAAGTTAgaatttaaatctatatttaccGAACTAATAAATTCTTCATGcgagcaaataaataaatccaaaagTGTTTCACCTGAGAGTCCTTGATGAGTAGGTTCATCCACCATTTGCTTTAAACTTAAAGACTCTAGAATGGATAAGAAGAGTTCAACAACATTAGATTGCAGATTAGacatatttacattaaagtcGCCCATACACAAGAAAAGGTCACATTCTGTTAGTAAAGTGGAAACATTTACCTCAAATtcatcataaaaattattaatattactattggGCGGCCTATAATAACATCCTACTATAAATATcttgttttcaattttgatttttaaccaTAATTGTTCTGCATAATTCCCagttaaacaattaattatttgaaaattaataaaactctttACATAAAACATTACCCCCCTCCTCGACCAGTAGAGCGATCTTGCCTAACTAAATTATAGCCTGGAATTCGAAGAAACTCATCCGTCGTGTAATTAGTTAACCAGGTTTCAGATAACCCTACTATATCTACATTATTATCTAATacataagatttaaaattaataaactttggCAACAAGGAACGAATATTAATTTGACCTATTTTTAGTTTGTCCGtcatattctttaaatgattttataataggtaaattaaaaataaataaacaaaaaagtatataCTCAAAATATGATAACAAGAAGTATTAAGCAGTAATTTCATCTAAGTCCATATCATTCCTAATTACTAAGTACCTTTCACCATCAGCTTTTCGAACTAAAATGTTGCCATTTCTGTGCCAAATATATTTATACGAGTCCTTTAAATGCTGCTTGGTCCTCTTAAGAAGTAGATAAGTTTCTTTTGTGAGCTCCCCTTCTATATAAATCGGTGTTGCTGAATCTCCCATACCTGAATTGCTTGCAGTGATTTTCCCCTTGGTGGCCCTGGATCGTAGGAGGCGCTGCTTTAAATTCTCAGATTTCAAGGTAATTATGGTTTTAACCCCATTTTTAACCGGTATGTGTTGCATCTTGTCCACATCACTTTCTTTGACGTCTGGACACACCCTATGTAGCAATTTTAATACACAAGTATCTTTATTTTCCACTTTAACAGAAGCTAGAAGTCCAGTAacacaaacattattttttattttagcagtctCGTTCATATTTATGGCTGATTTCAGTTTTTGTAC
The genomic region above belongs to Anthonomus grandis grandis chromosome 6, icAntGran1.3, whole genome shotgun sequence and contains:
- the LOC126737769 gene encoding uncharacterized protein LOC126737769; amino-acid sequence: MTLPRSCRHCGKGIGKKIKLQCGICKGLYHLICGNVSEVEARIMQEDRTPWNCSTCVRRSSSHFSQPTTLIRDKDASFMDQNRRSSSLFVPQSETLTSRDTELKVLIQELQSKVREMRKSMDFLNEKYEDELKRTKVLSEMVSEIARDNQELKKEVQKLKSAINMNETAKIKNNVCVTGLLASVKVENKDTCVLKLLHRVCPDVKESDVDKMQHIPVKNGVKTIITLKSENLKQRLLRSRATKGKITASNSGMGDSATPIYIEGELTKETYLLLKRTKQHLKDSYKYIWHRNGNILVRKADGERYLVIRNDMDLDEITA